CACCTTCGGCGTCGCCGCAGAGACCGCCGAGAGCAGGGTGCTCTTCCCCGCGTTCGGCTCGCCGACCAGCCCGACGTCGGCGATCAGCTTCAGCTCCAGCTCGATCCGCCGCTCCTCGCCCTCCTCCCCCGGCTGCGCGTGACGCGGCGCCTGGTTGGTGGCGGTCGCGAAGCGCGCGTTCCCGCGCCCGCCCCGCCCGCCGCGCGCGGCGACCACTTCGTCTCCGGGCTCCACCAGCTCTCCCAGCACCTCGCCCGTGTCCGCGTCCTTCACCACCGTGCCGGGCGGGAGGCGGAGCACCAGGTCCTCGCCGCTCCGGCCGGTCCGGTTGCCGCCCTCCCCCTTCTGCCCGCGCTCCGCCGCGTAGTGCTTCCGGTAGCGATAGTCGAGCAGCGTGGAGAGCTGCGGATCGACGCGCAGCACCACGTCGCCGCCCTTGCCACCGTCCCCGCCGTCGGGGCCGCCCATGGGCTCGTACGACTCGCGGCGGAAGCTCGACACGCCCTCGCCGCCGCGGCCCGCCTTGATCTCGATGACTGCATGGTCCAGGAACATCTCAGCCCGCCTCTCCTCTGCTCGTCGCCAGCGCGCGCCCGCGCACCTCGCTCCACAACGCGCGGACGCGCCCGGCGGCGTCCGCGTCCACGTAGCCGCACGCCACCTCCACCGCCGCGTCCACCTCCTCGGCCACCGCGCCCGCGTTCAGCGCACCGCGCAGGTGCGAATGAAGCTGGCGCGGGGTGTTCCACACCGCCAGCAGCGCCAGGATGCACAGCTCCCGCGTGGCCAGGTCCAGCCCCGGGCGCCCGATCACCCGGCCGTAGCCGCCCTCCACCATCCAGCGGTCCATCTCCGGGTGGACGGCCACGACGTTGGCGCGGAGCCTGGGGTAGTTGGCCCCGTACACCTCCGCGCAGACTTGCTCGCCGCGCCGGGTCCACCCCTCGCACCCCTCGCCCCGCGACGGCGGAGCGGGCCGGCCGCTCGCCTCGCGCCAGAGCGCAAGCGCGGTGAGCGCGTCCGGGAAGCCCACGAACACGTGCGACTGGAGCAGAACCTCCTCGACCGCGTCCGGGTCCGCCTCCCGCACCGCCCGCGCCACCGCCTCCGCCACTACCTCAGCGTCGCGCGTGGCGAGCGCCGCGGCGAGGGCAACCAGCGCCTCCCGGGGCCCGTCGAGCCGCACCGGCTCAGGCCTCCGGCGTGCGGAGCCGGACGTTGGGGCGGAGCTGCCCCGTCACCTCGCCCCGCGTGTTGACCACGTCCGGGTAGGCCAGCGCGTACATGGCCCCGTAGTCGTCCTCGGAGATCAGGTCCAGCTCGCGCAGCACCCCCAGGATGGCGGGCCCTACGGCGCGCGTGGAGCCGTCCTCCACCTTGACCGCCACCCCCAGCTCCGCGCCGGGTACGCCGACGCAGTAGACCCCCTCCGCCCCCACCTTGGCGAACACCCTCCCCTCGGTGCGGCGCATGAGCTCGGTGCAGAGCCGCCCCTTGCCGGCGACCATCTCCGGGTAGGCGGTCATCGCGCCCACCACGCGGGCGGGGCCGCGCTCCCCCCGGCGCGCGGCGCCCGCCAGGCGGGCGTACGCCAGCGCCATGTTACGGAGCGGGAGGGCGAAGCACACCACCCCGCACCCGTCGTTCCCCACCGCGATGCCCTCCGCGGGGACGCCGGCCCAGCGGGACACCTCCGAGAGCATGCGGAGCTGCACCGGGTGTTCGGGGCGCTGGTAGTCCTGGGTTTCCCAGCCGCGGGCGCGGGCGAGGGCCAGCATCCCCGCGTGCTTCCCGGAGCAGTTGTTGTGCAGGCGGACCGGCTCCAGCCCCGCCTCCTGCAGCTCGCGGCGGGTGGGCTCGTGGAAGGGGGCGTGCGGGCCGCAGGCGAGCGCCTCCGCGTCCAGCCCGATCTTGCGGAGGACGGACTCAGCCGCGCCGGTGTGCGCGGGGGAGCCGGCGTGCGAGCCGCAGACCAGCGCCAGCTCCCGGTCGGAGATCCCGAACCGCTCCAGGGCTCCGCCGTCCTCCACGGCCAGGGCCTGCAGGGGCTTCGCCGCCGAGCGGATGAAGGTGACCTGATCCGGGTCGCCCGCGCAGGCGCGGAGCTGCCCCTCCGCGTCCACCACCGCCACGTGCACCCGGTGGCGCGACTCGGTCACGCTCCCCCGGACCACGTCCACCGTGCATTCGATCTCTCTCATCGCCTTCCCATTCCGAGCAGGATGCCCACAAGGATCAGCCCCCCGCCGACGAGCGCGGCCGGGGGCGGTGTCTCCGCGATCCCCGGGAGGAGCCAGGCGATCAGCGTCGCCCCCACCGGCTCCCCCAGCAGGGAAAGGTTCACCACGTACGCCGGGAGGTAGCGGAGCGCCCAGTTCTGCCCGGTGTGCCCCACCAGCATGGGCCCCACCGCCAGCCCCGCGAAGACCGCCCAGTCAGCGGGCGGGTACCCGCCCAGCGGAACCCCGGCCAGGGGGAGCGCGGCGAGCAGCGCCAGCGCCGCGCACCCGTACACCACCCCCACGAAGGGCCAGATCTCGATGCGCGCGCGGAGCCGCCGGCCGAGCACGTAGTACGCCGCCACCAGCAGCGCCCCGGCGAGCGCCAGCAGGTCCCCGCGCAGCGGGTCCGCCCCGCCGCGGAAGTCGCCCCACCCGATCCAGGCCGCCCCGGCCACCGCCACCCCGATCCCCGCCCACTGCCTGCGGCCCGGCCGCTCCCGCAGGAAGAGGGCCGAGAGAACGGCCACGAAGATCGGCGCCGTGGAGACCAGCACCACCGACGCCGCCACGCTGGTGAGCCCGATGGAGGCGATCCAGGTGGCGAAGTGCCCCGCCAGGAACACCCCGGCCAGCGCCGCCGTCCCCAGGTCCCGCCGCGACAGCCGGCGGAGCGCGCCCCACTCGCCGCGCGCCGTCAGCACACCCGCGATCAGGACCACCGAGAGCGCCAGCCGCCAGAAGGCGACGGCGAGCGACGGCGCCTCCGCGAAGCGCACCAGCGGGGCCGCCCAGCTGATGGCCAGCACCGACACCAGCAGCACCAGCGGAGGGGGGACCGGCGGCCGTTCCGGCACCGCGGCGAGCGCCGTCCGCCCGCTCACGCCCGCTCCGCTCCCCCCGGCCCGGAAGACGGGGAAGTATACGCCGCGCCGCGCCCCCGGGCCATGCCGCGAGTCAGAGCGCACCCAGGTTCTCGAGGACCAGCCGGAGCCCCATCAGCACGAGGAAGGTGCCGAAAAGGAGGGCGAGCCCGCGCGGGTTCATCCGCTGGTTCAGCTTCGCCCCCCAGGGGACGGACAGGAGCGCCCCGAGGAAGATGGCCATTCCGGCCGCCACGTCCACGTACCCGAGGCTGAGCGGCGGGCGGCCGGGCTCCCCGATCCCGCCCACGACGTAGGCCAGCACCCCGGCCACCGAGGTGATGGCGATGATCCCCATGGAGGTCCCCGCCACGCGCCGCACGTCGATCCCCACCACGTTCATCAGCAGGGGGATGGCGACGATCCCGCCGCCCACCCCCAGGAGCGCCGAAAAGGTACCCACCACCAGGCCGGTCCCGATCGTGACCGGGAGCGTCAGCCGCAGGTGGTCGGAGCCGTGGGGGACCTCCCCCTCCGCCTGGTTCCTCTGGCGGAGCAGCCGGTACCCGGAAAAGACCAGCAGCACCCCGAACCCGACCCGGAGCATCTGCGGGGGGAGCCGGTCGGCGACCCCCGCCGCGGCCACCGCCGCGACCGTGGACGCCAGCCCGATCGGCCAGACGGCGGGCCACACCACCAGGTCGGAGCGGTGGAACGCCTGCGTCCCGCGGATGGCGGTGGGGACGATGGCGAACAGGCTGGTCGCGTGCGCCACGACGGTGGCGAGCCCGGCGCTCACCGGATGCCCGAAGAGCGCCGGGTGCGCGTAAAAGAAATAGAGGAAGGGTACGATGAGTACCCCTCCTCCAATCCCGATCAGGCCGGACAGGAGCCCGGCCACGATCCCGACGCCGAGGGCGGCGAGTACCGCCGCGAGCGTCATTGAGCGCGGGCGGGCGCCATCCTGGACTCCGGCTGCGCCGGCGGCACGAGCCGCAGCAGCGCCTCCGGGCTCTCCGCCCGCCGCAGCAGGGCGTGCGCCTCCGTGACCGCGCGGTCCGAGGCGGTCACCCGCCGCGCCGCGACGTTCGCGCCGAACTTGTGCTGCACCACCTCCTGGCCC
The DNA window shown above is from Longimicrobiaceae bacterium and carries:
- the obgE gene encoding GTPase ObgE encodes the protein MFLDHAVIEIKAGRGGEGVSSFRRESYEPMGGPDGGDGGKGGDVVLRVDPQLSTLLDYRYRKHYAAERGQKGEGGNRTGRSGEDLVLRLPPGTVVKDADTGEVLGELVEPGDEVVAARGGRGGRGNARFATATNQAPRHAQPGEEGEERRIELELKLIADVGLVGEPNAGKSTLLSAVSAATPKVADYPFTTLTPNLGVVQLSGSRTFVIADIPGIIEGAHEGKGLGHQFLRHIERTRTLALMIPADALEPQEEYDRLMAELRAYSEELAAKPHCVVFTKADLLPPEWPQPRVEAPEAWGQFLVSSVAQRGLDPLLEGLWTHAARVVAEERGGDEPEEWRP
- a CDS encoding carboxymuconolactone decarboxylase family protein; amino-acid sequence: MRLDGPREALVALAAALATRDAEVVAEAVARAVREADPDAVEEVLLQSHVFVGFPDALTALALWREASGRPAPPSRGEGCEGWTRRGEQVCAEVYGANYPRLRANVVAVHPEMDRWMVEGGYGRVIGRPGLDLATRELCILALLAVWNTPRQLHSHLRGALNAGAVAEEVDAAVEVACGYVDADAAGRVRALWSEVRGRALATSRGEAG
- a CDS encoding asparaginase — protein: MREIECTVDVVRGSVTESRHRVHVAVVDAEGQLRACAGDPDQVTFIRSAAKPLQALAVEDGGALERFGISDRELALVCGSHAGSPAHTGAAESVLRKIGLDAEALACGPHAPFHEPTRRELQEAGLEPVRLHNNCSGKHAGMLALARARGWETQDYQRPEHPVQLRMLSEVSRWAGVPAEGIAVGNDGCGVVCFALPLRNMALAYARLAGAARRGERGPARVVGAMTAYPEMVAGKGRLCTELMRRTEGRVFAKVGAEGVYCVGVPGAELGVAVKVEDGSTRAVGPAILGVLRELDLISEDDYGAMYALAYPDVVNTRGEVTGQLRPNVRLRTPEA
- a CDS encoding DMT family transporter produces the protein MSGRTALAAVPERPPVPPPLVLLVSVLAISWAAPLVRFAEAPSLAVAFWRLALSVVLIAGVLTARGEWGALRRLSRRDLGTAALAGVFLAGHFATWIASIGLTSVAASVVLVSTAPIFVAVLSALFLRERPGRRQWAGIGVAVAGAAWIGWGDFRGGADPLRGDLLALAGALLVAAYYVLGRRLRARIEIWPFVGVVYGCAALALLAALPLAGVPLGGYPPADWAVFAGLAVGPMLVGHTGQNWALRYLPAYVVNLSLLGEPVGATLIAWLLPGIAETPPPAALVGGGLILVGILLGMGRR
- a CDS encoding sulfite exporter TauE/SafE family protein, which translates into the protein MTLAAVLAALGVGIVAGLLSGLIGIGGGVLIVPFLYFFYAHPALFGHPVSAGLATVVAHATSLFAIVPTAIRGTQAFHRSDLVVWPAVWPIGLASTVAAVAAAGVADRLPPQMLRVGFGVLLVFSGYRLLRQRNQAEGEVPHGSDHLRLTLPVTIGTGLVVGTFSALLGVGGGIVAIPLLMNVVGIDVRRVAGTSMGIIAITSVAGVLAYVVGGIGEPGRPPLSLGYVDVAAGMAIFLGALLSVPWGAKLNQRMNPRGLALLFGTFLVLMGLRLVLENLGAL